The genomic region GCCTTACTCGGCGAACGTAGCGGCGGTCCCCGCCCCGGGAGAACGGGTCCTTTCCCCCGAGCTGGCGGGGATGGTCAAGACGGAGCTGGTCGGAGTCGTCCGGGAAGGCACCGCCCGACGCATCTCCGGGGTCTTCGCCAGGCCGGATGGGACGCCGATCGAGGTCGGGGGGAAGACCGGCACCGGCGACAACCGGTTCAAGTCCTACGCCAGGGGAGGTCGGCAGATCGGCTCCCGCGTCGTGAACCGGACCGCGACGTTCGCTTTCATCATCGACGACCGGTTCTTCGGGACGGTCACCGCATTCGTCCCGGGGGAGAAGGCATCGGGCTACGGCTTCACCAGCGCATTGCCGGTGGCGCTGCTGAAGCGGCTGGCGCCGATAATCATGCCCGCCGTTTCCTCCCCGCCTCAGGCGGGAACGTGACCCGCCCGGGCGGCTGCGATCATGGTATATAAGGAGACATGATCAGCGGCCTGTCCAGGGTCCTTCGATTCCTGCCGTCCGTTACCGCAGCGCTCCTGTTCCTGCTTTTCGCTGCGGCGCCGGGCACCGGCGCACCCCTTCCCCCCCTTCGCGTCGTCATGGACGATAGTTATCCTCCGTATGTTTTCCGGGAATCCGACAATACGCTGTCGGGCATCCTCGTCGACCAGTGGAAGCTCTGGAGCGAAAAGACGGGAAGGCGCGTCCAGGTCACCGGCATCCCCTGGGGCGAGGCGCTGCGCCGCATGGAGGCAGGCGAGTTCGACGTCATCGACACGATCTTCCGGACGTCCGACCGGGAGCGGCGGTTCGATTTCACCCCCCCGTATGCCCGGATCGAGGTGCCCCTGTTCTTCCACTCCGACATCACCGGGATCCAGGATGCCCACGACGCAAAGGGATTCATGGTGGCCGTCAAGCGGGGCGATGCCGCCATCGATATCCTGCGGGAGGCGGGCGTCGGCTCCCTCGTGGAGTACCCGGGATACTTGGAGATCGTTGCCGCGGCGAAGGACGGACGCGTCAAGGTCTTCACGATCGACCGCCCTCCGGCGCTCTACTTCCTCAACAAGGCGGGGATCGCCGATCGTTTCCGCGAGACGAAGCCCCTCTACACCGGGGAATTCCACCGCGCGGTCCGTAAAGGGGACGCCGCGACGCTCGCCGCGGTCTCGGACGGCTTCGGACGGATCTCCCGGGCCGAGTTCGACCGCATCGACCGCCGATGGTCGGGATCCCCCCTGGCGGGTTGGCTCACTCCGGGCCGGATGCGTTGGGCCGGGGGCGGATTCGCCGTCGTCGCACTGTCGATGGCGGCCTGGCTGGTCACCATGCGGCGTATCGTGGAAGCCCGGACGCGGCAGTTGCACGCGAGCGAGACGCGCTATCGCCTGCTCGTCGAGAACCAGACCGACCTGGTCGTGCAGGTCGACATGGAAGGGCGCTTCCAGTTCGTCAACGAGGCGTACTGCCGCATGTTCGACAAGACGCGCGAGGAGCTGCTGGGACGGACGTTCATGCCGCTTGTCCACGAAGAGGACCGGGATTCGACATCCCGCGCGATGGAGGGGCTTGACCGGCACCCGTACCATGTCTACCTGGAACAGCGGGCGATGACGAAGGAAGGGTGGCGCTGGCTTGCCTGGGTGGATACGGCGCTTCGCGGCCGGGACGGGGAGATGATCGCCATCCACGGCATCGGCCGGGACATCACGCCCCGCAAGGAGGCCGAGATCGCCCTGCGCGAGTCCGAGGGCCGTTTCCGCAACGCCATCGACTTCCTGCCCATCCCGATCGGAATATCTTCGGCGGACGGCGAGATCCTGACGATCAACCAGGAGTTCACTCGACGCTTCGGATATACGCTGGAGGATATTCCTACCATCGATGCGTGGATGGCGCTCGCCTATCCGGACCCCGCGTATCGCGAACTCATGTCGTCGAACTGGCGCCGGGACATCGCCGGGGCCGAGCGGGAGGGCTCCGCGACATCCGTCCGGGAATACAGGATCGACTGCCTTGACGGGGAGACCCGGGAAGTCGAGATCCGCACGCAGCCGGTGGGGAAGCAGCTCGTCACTGCCTTCAACGACATCACGGAGCTTCGGGCCCATGAACGCGAGATCGTCCGGTTGAACCGCATCTACGCCACCCGGAGCCAGATCAGCCAGTGCGTCACCCGGGTCCGGTCGGCCGAGGAACTCTACCTCGAAGCCTGCCGGGTCGCCGCTTCGACCGGGAGATTCGCCCTGGCCTGGATCGGGCTGGTCGATCGCGGCACGGGCGAAGTCAGGGTCGCCGCAAAGGCTGGGAAGGCGGCCGGCTATCTCGTGGGAATCCGGGTCAGCGCCGACGACCGGCCCGAGGGGGCCGGACCAATGGGGACCTGCATTCGGGAAGGGCGGACCTACGTCTGCAACGACTTCGCGAACGATCCCGCGACGCATCTTTGGGCCGACCGCGCCCGGCGGTTCGGCCTGCGCTCCGCCGTCGCGGTCCCGCTCCGCATGGGAGACGCCGTGTACGGCGCGATGATGGCCTACTCGGAAGAGGCCAGCGTCTTCCACGAGAAGGAGATCGCCCTCCTCGAGGAAGCCACCCTCGACATCTCCTTCGGGCTCGAGTTCCTCGAGCACGACCGGAAGCGGGGGCTTGCCGAGGAACGGCTCCGAGAGAGCCGCGAGCGGGTCGGCCTGATCCTCGATTCCGCCGCCGAGGGGATCTACGGCGTCGACCGGGAGGGGGGCTGCACCTTCTGCAACGCGTCTGCGCTCAGGATGCTCGGGTATCCGGAGGAAGGCGCGCTTCTGGGCCGGAACCTCCATGCGCTGATCCGGCATACCGACGAGCAGGGGGAGCCTTGCCCGGCCGGCGATGGGGCGGACTGGCGCGCCATCTGGATGGGCGAGCACGCGCACCTCGACCGGGTCCTGCTATGGCGGAGCGACGGGACGAGCTTCCTCGGCGAGATGTGGGCTTACCCGCTTCTCGGGGAGGGCGGTAACGTCGGCGCGGTCGTGACGTTCGTCGATATCTCGAAACGCGTCGCGCTTGAGGACCAGCTGCTGCAGGCCCAGAAGATGGAGGCGGTCGGCCGGCTTGCCGGCGGCGTCGCGCACGACTTCAACAACCTGCTCACGGCGATCCTCGGCTATGGTGCCCTGGCCACCCGGAAGGCGGCCGGCAACGCCGAGCTGCTGCGGGACCTCGAGCAGATCCGCCTGGCCGGCGATCAGGCCGCCTCTCTGACCCGCCAGCTGCTGGCGTTCAGCCGGAAGCAGATCCTCCGTCCGCGCGTGATCTCCCTGGCCGGGGTGGTCCGCGAGATCCAGGCGATGATCGGGCGGCTCCTGGGGGAAGACATCGCGCTGGTCGTGGACGCCCCTGCCGGAACGGGGTTCATCGAGGCCGATCCGGGGCAGGTCCACCAGGTGATCATGAACCTCGTGGTGAACGCCCGCGACGCCATGCCGGAGGGAGGCACCGTCACGCTCCGGACCAGCGACGCGGTCGTCCCGCCCGGGGGCGCCGCGGAAGCCGCAGGGATTTTCCCCGGCGCGTACACGCTGTTGTCCGTGACCGATACGGGGTGCGGCATGGACGAGGCGACCCGGCTGCGGCTGTTCGAGCCGTTCTTCACGACCAAGGAGCCGGGGCGCGGGACCGGCCTGGGGCTCGCGACGGTGCACGGGATCGTGACCCAGAGCGGCGGGTACATCCGGGTGCGGAGCGAGGAAGGGAAGGGCACGACGTTCCGGATCTACTTCCCGCGGGTCGAGGCGGAGATCGTCGCGACGGAAGCGGCGGCGGCCCCGACCGTACTGCCGCGCGGAAACGAGGTGATCCTCGTGGCCGAGGATTCCGAGGAGGTTCGCGAGCTGACGTGCCGGACGCTCGCGATGCAGGGCTACCGGGTGCTCGAGGCGGCGAACGGGGCGGAGGCGATCGCCGTCGCCCGCCGATGCCCGCAGCCGATCCGTCTTCTCCTGACCGACGTTGTCATGCCCGGGATGAGCGGACGCACGCTTGCGGATGCGCTCACCGCCGAGATGCCCGGCCTGGCGGTCGCCTACACCTCGGGCTACACCGAGGATGCGATCGTCCGGCACGGCGTACTCGAGCCGGGGATCCGCTTCCTCCCCAAGCCGTTCCTTCCCTCGGAGCTGGCGATCTTCGTCCGGGACGTCATCGGCCCGGCCGAAGAACCGGCCGGAAACGAGACCGCCTGAGGCCCTTCGGGGGGAACGCACCGGCCGGTCAGGGCGAGGCGGGGAAGCGGATGCGGAAGGCGTCCCGTTGATGGAAATCGGGACGGGGGGAGGTGTGCGCGAGCGCCCAGCAGGACTTCTCGCCCGACACGGTCCGGACGACGGCGGCGACCGCGGCCGAGAGCGGCCGCCCCGGCGGGAACAGCTTTCCGAGATCCAGCTCGACTGACAGCGCGAGCCTGCCCTTCTCCCGGTCCACCTGGAAGGGGAGCGCGTCGAACGCCGCTTCTTCCCGCATGCCCTTCCTGTAAACATCGAATCGGTAGACGTTCCAGTTTCCGGAAGGGGACAGGTTGAACTCCAGGTAGCTCTCGGAACCGCTTTCGCCCAGAAACAGCTCAAGGCAGGTCTCCTCCCAGAGGCCGTCCCTTCGCTCCGGTCTCCCGGTCGCCGGCGGGATCTCCAGCATCGACAGGTCACCGGATATGGAAGGGCAAAAGACGAGCGTCTCCTCGTGGCGGCCGAGCGTGCCCTCGACCGCCAGGCCGGGCGGGAAGGCCTGGCCCGGGAAGGGGACGAGGGAAAAGGGAAGTATCATCATCCGGTTGGTCGGCGAGGGGAGGCTACGGGGGGTACAGCAGGTTTCCGGCCCGCCGTTTCGAGAACGCCTGCTCCTCGGGTTTCCAGGCGGCGGCCATCACGCGCCACCCGGCGCCGCCTTCGATCGCCTCGCGCTCTCGCGCCGATCCGCACAAAAGGTCGAAGGCGGGGATGTCCTCGACGAACTCGTAAGGTTTCGTTCTCCATCCGAACTTTCCGGGGGCCTGGGCGCGCGCCGTGGCGACGCAGGCGAGGCCGGTGCGGACCGGGCGGAACGCCTCCCGGTCGTCGACGACGAGCTCGGCGCCCTGGCACCGGATCCCGGAATGCTTGTCCCAGGTCGGGACGAAGCTGACCGGCCGGAAGCGGACCCCCGGCAGCCGTTCCGCCGAGAGCGATTCCGCGAGCCGCGCCCCGTCGAGCCAGGGCGCCCCGAACAGCTCGAACGGCCGGGTGGTGCCGCGGCCCTCGCTCAGGTTGGTCCCCTCGAGCAGGCACATCCCGGGGTAGACGAGCGCCGTCTCGGGCGTCGGCATGTTGGGCGACGGGAATATCCACGGGAGCCCCGTGTCGCGCTGGTGCATCCCGCGCCGCCAGCCGCGGCAGGGGATGACTCCGAGGGCGAGTGCGAGCCCGCGCTCCTCGAGGTAAAGGCCCGCCAGTTCGCCGACGGTGAGGCCGTGGCGGACCGCGATGTCGTGCACGCCGCAGAAGCTCCCGAAGCCCGGGCGAAGCGCAGGGCCTTCAACGGCGAGGCCGCCGATCGGGTTGGGGCGGTCGAGGACGAAGAAGCCGATCCCCGCGCGCGCCGCGGCTTCCATGCAGAAGAGCATCGTGGCCTGATAGGTGAAGAAGCGGGTCCCGACATCCTGGATGTCGAAGACGAGCGCATCCAGCCCGCGGAGGTGCCGGGGCGCGGGACACAGAGATTGCGCGTCGCTCCCGTAGAGCGAGTGGACCGGGACGCCGGTCTTCGGGTCGCGCCCCGCCCGGACGGCCGCCATGTACTGGACGTCGCCCCGGACGCCGTGCTCGGGGCCGAACAGGGCGGCGAGTCGCACGCCCGGCGCCTCGTGGAAGAGATCGGCCGCATGGCGCAGCCGGCGGTCCAGCGAGGTGGGGTTGCAGACGAGCCCGACGGAAAGCCCCTTGAGGAGCGCGAAGCCGTCCTCGACGAGGACGTCGAGGCCGGAAAGGACGGGTCTGGCCCGGCGAGGCGGGCGGATCGGCTTGGGAGACATGATCCACATCTTAGTGCGGGAACCCGCCTCCCCGCAATCTTCTCCCGGCAAAGGGAGGGTATACTATCGGCGGAACACCCAATACCCGTCGTCCAATCCAGAAAGAAGGTGTCATGGGTTTCAATACGTTCAAGCTCCACAAGCTGATCATGTCCGGCGTCCGGGCGCTCGATTATTCCACGCCGACCCCCATCCAGCTCCAGGCCATCCCGCCGGTGCTCGAAGGCCGGGACGTCATGGGCCTCGCCCAGACCGGCACGGGCAAGACGGCGGCCTTCGTGCTGCCGATCCTGCAGCGTCTGCTGGAAGGGCCGCGCGGCACGCTTCGGTCGCTGATCATCGCTCCCACGCGCGAGCTCGCGGAACAGATCCACGTCTCGATCGTGGCGCTCGGGCGAGACACGAAATTGCGCAGCTGCACCATCTACGGCGGCGTCGGCGTGAACCCGCAGGTCCAGAAGCTGCGCGAGGGAGTCGACATTGTCGTGGCCTGCCCGGGACGGCTGCTCGACCACATCGGCCAGAAGACGATCAACCTGTCGAAGCTCGAGGTGCTGGTCCTCGACGAGGCCGACCGGATGTTCGACATGGGGTTCCTGCCCGACATCCGCAAGATC from Candidatus Deferrimicrobiaceae bacterium harbors:
- a CDS encoding PAS domain S-box protein; protein product: MISGLSRVLRFLPSVTAALLFLLFAAAPGTGAPLPPLRVVMDDSYPPYVFRESDNTLSGILVDQWKLWSEKTGRRVQVTGIPWGEALRRMEAGEFDVIDTIFRTSDRERRFDFTPPYARIEVPLFFHSDITGIQDAHDAKGFMVAVKRGDAAIDILREAGVGSLVEYPGYLEIVAAAKDGRVKVFTIDRPPALYFLNKAGIADRFRETKPLYTGEFHRAVRKGDAATLAAVSDGFGRISRAEFDRIDRRWSGSPLAGWLTPGRMRWAGGGFAVVALSMAAWLVTMRRIVEARTRQLHASETRYRLLVENQTDLVVQVDMEGRFQFVNEAYCRMFDKTREELLGRTFMPLVHEEDRDSTSRAMEGLDRHPYHVYLEQRAMTKEGWRWLAWVDTALRGRDGEMIAIHGIGRDITPRKEAEIALRESEGRFRNAIDFLPIPIGISSADGEILTINQEFTRRFGYTLEDIPTIDAWMALAYPDPAYRELMSSNWRRDIAGAEREGSATSVREYRIDCLDGETREVEIRTQPVGKQLVTAFNDITELRAHEREIVRLNRIYATRSQISQCVTRVRSAEELYLEACRVAASTGRFALAWIGLVDRGTGEVRVAAKAGKAAGYLVGIRVSADDRPEGAGPMGTCIREGRTYVCNDFANDPATHLWADRARRFGLRSAVAVPLRMGDAVYGAMMAYSEEASVFHEKEIALLEEATLDISFGLEFLEHDRKRGLAEERLRESRERVGLILDSAAEGIYGVDREGGCTFCNASALRMLGYPEEGALLGRNLHALIRHTDEQGEPCPAGDGADWRAIWMGEHAHLDRVLLWRSDGTSFLGEMWAYPLLGEGGNVGAVVTFVDISKRVALEDQLLQAQKMEAVGRLAGGVAHDFNNLLTAILGYGALATRKAAGNAELLRDLEQIRLAGDQAASLTRQLLAFSRKQILRPRVISLAGVVREIQAMIGRLLGEDIALVVDAPAGTGFIEADPGQVHQVIMNLVVNARDAMPEGGTVTLRTSDAVVPPGGAAEAAGIFPGAYTLLSVTDTGCGMDEATRLRLFEPFFTTKEPGRGTGLGLATVHGIVTQSGGYIRVRSEEGKGTTFRIYFPRVEAEIVATEAAAAPTVLPRGNEVILVAEDSEEVRELTCRTLAMQGYRVLEAANGAEAIAVARRCPQPIRLLLTDVVMPGMSGRTLADALTAEMPGLAVAYTSGYTEDAIVRHGVLEPGIRFLPKPFLPSELAIFVRDVIGPAEEPAGNETA
- a CDS encoding DOMON-like domain-containing protein; amino-acid sequence: MMILPFSLVPFPGQAFPPGLAVEGTLGRHEETLVFCPSISGDLSMLEIPPATGRPERRDGLWEETCLELFLGESGSESYLEFNLSPSGNWNVYRFDVYRKGMREEAAFDALPFQVDREKGRLALSVELDLGKLFPPGRPLSAAVAAVVRTVSGEKSCWALAHTSPRPDFHQRDAFRIRFPASP
- a CDS encoding DUF1343 domain-containing protein, which codes for MSPKPIRPPRRARPVLSGLDVLVEDGFALLKGLSVGLVCNPTSLDRRLRHAADLFHEAPGVRLAALFGPEHGVRGDVQYMAAVRAGRDPKTGVPVHSLYGSDAQSLCPAPRHLRGLDALVFDIQDVGTRFFTYQATMLFCMEAAARAGIGFFVLDRPNPIGGLAVEGPALRPGFGSFCGVHDIAVRHGLTVGELAGLYLEERGLALALGVIPCRGWRRGMHQRDTGLPWIFPSPNMPTPETALVYPGMCLLEGTNLSEGRGTTRPFELFGAPWLDGARLAESLSAERLPGVRFRPVSFVPTWDKHSGIRCQGAELVVDDREAFRPVRTGLACVATARAQAPGKFGWRTKPYEFVEDIPAFDLLCGSAREREAIEGGAGWRVMAAAWKPEEQAFSKRRAGNLLYPP